One part of the Trichoplusia ni isolate ovarian cell line Hi5 chromosome 2, tn1, whole genome shotgun sequence genome encodes these proteins:
- the LOC113504586 gene encoding ADAMTS-like protein 4 isoform X2 — translation MQGNLLKLGHLSLFRSEQRFILELVYVVTYGHPSSESERSSACEYQCYLTYLSHTSKTTNMVSTSGLVFVLFALAVGREGVLSASSARELRCGRRLVSGLFSRPRLPLGYSYVTTVPRGACRLNVSEITPTDNYIALKISNGSYIMNGEFAVSAAGTYEAAGARFVYSREGSLDSVLAPGPIQQAIDIMILYTQPNPSIKYEYFTDSLPGEVETESVTKEDFTDVTPTTVAKHYRRHHSYDTFSRPSVVVRNPTGSKELSTDNEFDVVFTGNRKFLWKIMSYSPCTRSCGGGIQLGKYRCVDLTANDHEVPSSHCFGTAPPPRRRRCGGSSCPPRWRAAAWSQCPKCGPATKTRIVGCVQDHSKGITKISDQKCPAPKPTTTETCDIPDCKSGSEVRPVASKRVLRPREHTDAFREGPVYSVAVNSTDLDVGPEYSFSATAGWLYTEWSECVGWCVGGGMQTRNVRCADPAGCTPRKAPESTRTCTPKLDCEPLEGQWFTGEWSPCTSPCGGKQVRGVLCIGGTGRHLKDTACHAAKPAHQRDCSTGCQPTWYYSDWGQCSGNCTSGSSTGVQRRSVVCARLDAGAAGDAECGPAPRATRACDPRCDTNTITPLTIESQKGYATTQRTSSTQRIHRNEIVALADGECKDRLYNCMLAVQARLCHYKYYIQNCCHSCSGR, via the exons ATGCAAGGGAATCTCTTAAAACTCGGCCACTTGTCCCTGTTCCGATCAGAACAACGATTCATACTAGAACTAGTGTATGTCGTTACGTACGG GCATCCATCAAGTGAGTCTGAAAGATCATCCGCGTGTGAATATCAGTGCTATCTGACTTATCTCTCGCACACATCGAAGACGACAAACATGGTGTCCACTTCCGGCCTAGTTTTCGTGCTCTTCGCCCTT GCGGTGGGTCGCGAGGGCGTGCTGTCCGCGTCGTCGGCGCGCGAGCTGCGCTGCGGCCGGCGGCTGGTGTCGGGGCTGTTCTCGCGGCCGCGACTGCCGCTCGGCTACTCCTACGTCACCACCGTGCCGCGCGGCGCCTGCAGGCTCAACGTCTCCGAGATCACGCCAACTGATAATTATATAG CTTTAAAGATTTCCAACGGGTCGTACATAATGAACGGCGAGTTCGCGGTGTCTGCGGCGGGCACGTAcgaggcggcgggcgcgcgcttCGTCTATTCGCGAGAGGGGTCGCTGGATAGCGTGCTCGCACCAGGACCCATACAACAAGCCATCGACATCATG atactTTATACGCAACCAAATCCgagtataaaatatgaatatttcacGGACTCGCTACCTGGTGAGGTAGAAACAGAATCTGTTACGAAAGAAGACTTTACTGATGTTACACCTACAACTGTTGCTAAGCATTATAGAAGACATCATAGTTACGACACCTTTTCTAGACCTAGTGTGGTGGTCAGAAACCCGACTGGCAGTAAGGAACTAAGTACTGATAATGAATTTGATGTAGTCTTCACTGGTAACAGAAAGTTTTTATGGAAGATAATGTCATATTCACCATGCACAAGGAGTTGCGGTGGAGGCATTCAG ctggGCAAGTATCGTTGTGTTGACTTAACGGCTAACGATCATGAAGTACCGTCATCACACTGTTTTGGTACTGCTCCCCCCCCTCGGCGACGGCGCTGCGGCGGCAGCTCGTGTCCGCCCCGCTGGCGAGCCGCTGCCTGGTCCCAGTGCCCCAAGTGTGGGCCTGCGACCAAGACCAGGATAGTGGGCTGTGTACAAGACCACTCGAAAGGAATCACGAAG ATCAGCGACCAAAAATGTCCAGCACCGAAACCTACAACTACAGAAACGTGCGACATTCCTGATTGTAAGAGTGGTTCTGAAGTGAGACCGGTGGCTTCAAAGCGAGTGCTTCGTCCGCGGGAACACACCGATGCGTTCAGGGAAGGTCCCGTTTACTCTGTTGCGGTGAACAGCACTGACCTGGATGTAGGACCGGAATACTCCTTCAGCGCTACCGCCGGCTGGCTCTATACGGAGTGGTCTGAG TGTGTAGGGTGGTGCGTTGGTGGTGGGATGCAAACCAGGAACGTTCGCTGCGCCGACCCTGCCGGCTGCACGCCTAGGAAGGCTCCCGAGTCCACTCGCACATGCACTCCCAAACTGGACTGTGAACCTCTAGAAGGACAGTGGTTCACTG GCGAGTGGTCTCCCTGTACATCTCCTTGTGGCGGGAAGCAAGTCCGAGGAGTTCTCTGTATCGGTGGTACTGGGAGACACCTGAAGGACACCGCGTGTCATGCTGCAAAGCCTGCTCATCAGAGAGACTGTTCCACAGGCTGCCAGCCGACCTGGTACTACAGTGACTGGGGACAG TGTTCGGGTAACTGCACAAGCGGGTCTAGCACCGGGGTCCAGCGCAGGTCGGTGGTGTGCGCGCGGCTGGACGCGGGCGCTGCCGGTGACGCGGAGTGcgggcccgcgccgcgcgctaCCAGGGCCTGTGACCCGCGCTGCGACACCAACACTATCACACCACTTACTATCG AGTCTCAAAAAGGATATGCAACTACGCAAAGGACTAGCTCTACACAGCGTATCCACCGGAATGAAATCGTAGCATTGGCAGATG GGGAGTGTAAGGACAGGCTGTACAACTGCATGCTGGCAGTGCAGGCTCGACTCTGCCACTACAAGTACTACATACAGAACTGCTGCCACTCCTGCTCCGGACGGTGA
- the LOC113504586 gene encoding ADAMTS-like protein 4 isoform X3: MVSTSGLVFVLFALAVGREGVLSASSARELRCGRRLVSGLFSRPRLPLGYSYVTTVPRGACRLNVSEITPTDNYIALKISNGSYIMNGEFAVSAAGTYEAAGARFVYSREGSLDSVLAPGPIQQAIDIMILYTQPNPSIKYEYFTDSLPGEVETESVTKEDFTDVTPTTVAKHYRRHHSYDTFSRPSVVVRNPTGSKELSTDNEFDVVFTGNRKFLWKIMSYSPCTRSCGGGIQLGKYRCVDLTANDHEVPSSHCFGTAPPPRRRRCGGSSCPPRWRAAAWSQCPKCGPATKTRIVGCVQDHSKGITKISDQKCPAPKPTTTETCDIPDCKSGSEVRPVASKRVLRPREHTDAFREGPVYSVAVNSTDLDVGPEYSFSATAGWLYTEWSECVGWCVGGGMQTRNVRCADPAGCTPRKAPESTRTCTPKLDCEPLEGQWFTGEWSPCTSPCGGKQVRGVLCIGGTGRHLKDTACHAAKPAHQRDCSTGCQPTWYYSDWGQCSGNCTSGSSTGVQRRSVVCARLDAGAAGDAECGPAPRATRACDPRCDTNTITPLTIGGIPSPLKKRLLQLWKRDAALLRKSQKGYATTQRTSSTQRIHRNEIVALADGECKDRLYNCMLAVQARLCHYKYYIQNCCHSCSGR, translated from the exons ATGGTGTCCACTTCCGGCCTAGTTTTCGTGCTCTTCGCCCTT GCGGTGGGTCGCGAGGGCGTGCTGTCCGCGTCGTCGGCGCGCGAGCTGCGCTGCGGCCGGCGGCTGGTGTCGGGGCTGTTCTCGCGGCCGCGACTGCCGCTCGGCTACTCCTACGTCACCACCGTGCCGCGCGGCGCCTGCAGGCTCAACGTCTCCGAGATCACGCCAACTGATAATTATATAG CTTTAAAGATTTCCAACGGGTCGTACATAATGAACGGCGAGTTCGCGGTGTCTGCGGCGGGCACGTAcgaggcggcgggcgcgcgcttCGTCTATTCGCGAGAGGGGTCGCTGGATAGCGTGCTCGCACCAGGACCCATACAACAAGCCATCGACATCATG atactTTATACGCAACCAAATCCgagtataaaatatgaatatttcacGGACTCGCTACCTGGTGAGGTAGAAACAGAATCTGTTACGAAAGAAGACTTTACTGATGTTACACCTACAACTGTTGCTAAGCATTATAGAAGACATCATAGTTACGACACCTTTTCTAGACCTAGTGTGGTGGTCAGAAACCCGACTGGCAGTAAGGAACTAAGTACTGATAATGAATTTGATGTAGTCTTCACTGGTAACAGAAAGTTTTTATGGAAGATAATGTCATATTCACCATGCACAAGGAGTTGCGGTGGAGGCATTCAG ctggGCAAGTATCGTTGTGTTGACTTAACGGCTAACGATCATGAAGTACCGTCATCACACTGTTTTGGTACTGCTCCCCCCCCTCGGCGACGGCGCTGCGGCGGCAGCTCGTGTCCGCCCCGCTGGCGAGCCGCTGCCTGGTCCCAGTGCCCCAAGTGTGGGCCTGCGACCAAGACCAGGATAGTGGGCTGTGTACAAGACCACTCGAAAGGAATCACGAAG ATCAGCGACCAAAAATGTCCAGCACCGAAACCTACAACTACAGAAACGTGCGACATTCCTGATTGTAAGAGTGGTTCTGAAGTGAGACCGGTGGCTTCAAAGCGAGTGCTTCGTCCGCGGGAACACACCGATGCGTTCAGGGAAGGTCCCGTTTACTCTGTTGCGGTGAACAGCACTGACCTGGATGTAGGACCGGAATACTCCTTCAGCGCTACCGCCGGCTGGCTCTATACGGAGTGGTCTGAG TGTGTAGGGTGGTGCGTTGGTGGTGGGATGCAAACCAGGAACGTTCGCTGCGCCGACCCTGCCGGCTGCACGCCTAGGAAGGCTCCCGAGTCCACTCGCACATGCACTCCCAAACTGGACTGTGAACCTCTAGAAGGACAGTGGTTCACTG GCGAGTGGTCTCCCTGTACATCTCCTTGTGGCGGGAAGCAAGTCCGAGGAGTTCTCTGTATCGGTGGTACTGGGAGACACCTGAAGGACACCGCGTGTCATGCTGCAAAGCCTGCTCATCAGAGAGACTGTTCCACAGGCTGCCAGCCGACCTGGTACTACAGTGACTGGGGACAG TGTTCGGGTAACTGCACAAGCGGGTCTAGCACCGGGGTCCAGCGCAGGTCGGTGGTGTGCGCGCGGCTGGACGCGGGCGCTGCCGGTGACGCGGAGTGcgggcccgcgccgcgcgctaCCAGGGCCTGTGACCCGCGCTGCGACACCAACACTATCACACCACTTACTATCG GGGGGATACCATCGCCTCTTAAAAAAAGACTGTTGCAGttatggaagcgagatgccgcccTACTCCGTA AGTCTCAAAAAGGATATGCAACTACGCAAAGGACTAGCTCTACACAGCGTATCCACCGGAATGAAATCGTAGCATTGGCAGATG GGGAGTGTAAGGACAGGCTGTACAACTGCATGCTGGCAGTGCAGGCTCGACTCTGCCACTACAAGTACTACATACAGAACTGCTGCCACTCCTGCTCCGGACGGTGA
- the LOC113504628 gene encoding uncharacterized protein LOC113504628 produces MSAVPKTPQMNPTTVIVENGPQNPPESPNNNEGSQFFLVIMNIINSLTHMLLGCIVISAFIYANVARASTFKQHIYLCVFGYVILMAQAVLTFNPHNGWSTNIKFPVKRKLHAVMQICGSSLAIAGTAVQMASVFNNLRSTHGIFGFIAFLLTVVSLVGGIYHLIYQNEMKGTLRFCHAIVGCLTLTSAFIALALGFDSMRNSILRPDTNTNMFIASTVLALVGTLIVSCGKIFNRRCA; encoded by the exons ATGTCAGCGGTGCCGAAAACTCCTCAAATGAATCCTACGACTGTAATTGTTGAAAATGGGCCTCAAAACCCACCAGAAAGCCCGAATAATAATGAAGGCAGTCAGTTTTTCCTTGTGATAATGAATATCATTAATTCTCTAACACACATGCTACTCGGTTGTATTGTAATTAGTGCCTTCATTTACGCAAATGTTGCTAGAGCGTCAACGTTTAaacaacacatttatttatgtgtttttggG taCGTTATCCTGATGGCCCAAGCCGTCTTAACATTTAACCCTCACAATGGGTGGAGCACCAACATAAAGTTCCCGGTGAAGAGGAAGCTACATGCCGTCATGCAGATCTGTGGCTCTTCATTGGCCATAGCTGGTACAGCTGTACAAATGGCAAGTGTTTTCAACAACTTGCGGTCGACACATGGAATTTTCG gTTTCATCGCATTCCTTCTAACCGTGGTTAGTCTTGTGGGAGGAATATACCATTTAATTTACCAGAATGAGATGAAAGGTACTCTGAGGTTCTGTCACGCGATTGTCGGCTGTCTAACGTTAACATCGGCCTTCATAGCTCTGGCTCTCGGATTCGACTCTATGAGGAACTCTATACTGAGGCCGGACACCAACACTAACATGTTCATAGCATCAACTGTTTTGGCACTAGTCGGGACCCTGATTGTGTCGtgtggaaaaatatttaaccggAGATGTGCTTAA
- the LOC113504586 gene encoding ADAMTS-like protein 4 isoform X1: protein MQGNLLKLGHLSLFRSEQRFILELVYVVTYGHPSSESERSSACEYQCYLTYLSHTSKTTNMVSTSGLVFVLFALAVGREGVLSASSARELRCGRRLVSGLFSRPRLPLGYSYVTTVPRGACRLNVSEITPTDNYIALKISNGSYIMNGEFAVSAAGTYEAAGARFVYSREGSLDSVLAPGPIQQAIDIMILYTQPNPSIKYEYFTDSLPGEVETESVTKEDFTDVTPTTVAKHYRRHHSYDTFSRPSVVVRNPTGSKELSTDNEFDVVFTGNRKFLWKIMSYSPCTRSCGGGIQLGKYRCVDLTANDHEVPSSHCFGTAPPPRRRRCGGSSCPPRWRAAAWSQCPKCGPATKTRIVGCVQDHSKGITKISDQKCPAPKPTTTETCDIPDCKSGSEVRPVASKRVLRPREHTDAFREGPVYSVAVNSTDLDVGPEYSFSATAGWLYTEWSECVGWCVGGGMQTRNVRCADPAGCTPRKAPESTRTCTPKLDCEPLEGQWFTGEWSPCTSPCGGKQVRGVLCIGGTGRHLKDTACHAAKPAHQRDCSTGCQPTWYYSDWGQCSGNCTSGSSTGVQRRSVVCARLDAGAAGDAECGPAPRATRACDPRCDTNTITPLTIGGIPSPLKKRLLQLWKRDAALLRKSQKGYATTQRTSSTQRIHRNEIVALADGECKDRLYNCMLAVQARLCHYKYYIQNCCHSCSGR from the exons ATGCAAGGGAATCTCTTAAAACTCGGCCACTTGTCCCTGTTCCGATCAGAACAACGATTCATACTAGAACTAGTGTATGTCGTTACGTACGG GCATCCATCAAGTGAGTCTGAAAGATCATCCGCGTGTGAATATCAGTGCTATCTGACTTATCTCTCGCACACATCGAAGACGACAAACATGGTGTCCACTTCCGGCCTAGTTTTCGTGCTCTTCGCCCTT GCGGTGGGTCGCGAGGGCGTGCTGTCCGCGTCGTCGGCGCGCGAGCTGCGCTGCGGCCGGCGGCTGGTGTCGGGGCTGTTCTCGCGGCCGCGACTGCCGCTCGGCTACTCCTACGTCACCACCGTGCCGCGCGGCGCCTGCAGGCTCAACGTCTCCGAGATCACGCCAACTGATAATTATATAG CTTTAAAGATTTCCAACGGGTCGTACATAATGAACGGCGAGTTCGCGGTGTCTGCGGCGGGCACGTAcgaggcggcgggcgcgcgcttCGTCTATTCGCGAGAGGGGTCGCTGGATAGCGTGCTCGCACCAGGACCCATACAACAAGCCATCGACATCATG atactTTATACGCAACCAAATCCgagtataaaatatgaatatttcacGGACTCGCTACCTGGTGAGGTAGAAACAGAATCTGTTACGAAAGAAGACTTTACTGATGTTACACCTACAACTGTTGCTAAGCATTATAGAAGACATCATAGTTACGACACCTTTTCTAGACCTAGTGTGGTGGTCAGAAACCCGACTGGCAGTAAGGAACTAAGTACTGATAATGAATTTGATGTAGTCTTCACTGGTAACAGAAAGTTTTTATGGAAGATAATGTCATATTCACCATGCACAAGGAGTTGCGGTGGAGGCATTCAG ctggGCAAGTATCGTTGTGTTGACTTAACGGCTAACGATCATGAAGTACCGTCATCACACTGTTTTGGTACTGCTCCCCCCCCTCGGCGACGGCGCTGCGGCGGCAGCTCGTGTCCGCCCCGCTGGCGAGCCGCTGCCTGGTCCCAGTGCCCCAAGTGTGGGCCTGCGACCAAGACCAGGATAGTGGGCTGTGTACAAGACCACTCGAAAGGAATCACGAAG ATCAGCGACCAAAAATGTCCAGCACCGAAACCTACAACTACAGAAACGTGCGACATTCCTGATTGTAAGAGTGGTTCTGAAGTGAGACCGGTGGCTTCAAAGCGAGTGCTTCGTCCGCGGGAACACACCGATGCGTTCAGGGAAGGTCCCGTTTACTCTGTTGCGGTGAACAGCACTGACCTGGATGTAGGACCGGAATACTCCTTCAGCGCTACCGCCGGCTGGCTCTATACGGAGTGGTCTGAG TGTGTAGGGTGGTGCGTTGGTGGTGGGATGCAAACCAGGAACGTTCGCTGCGCCGACCCTGCCGGCTGCACGCCTAGGAAGGCTCCCGAGTCCACTCGCACATGCACTCCCAAACTGGACTGTGAACCTCTAGAAGGACAGTGGTTCACTG GCGAGTGGTCTCCCTGTACATCTCCTTGTGGCGGGAAGCAAGTCCGAGGAGTTCTCTGTATCGGTGGTACTGGGAGACACCTGAAGGACACCGCGTGTCATGCTGCAAAGCCTGCTCATCAGAGAGACTGTTCCACAGGCTGCCAGCCGACCTGGTACTACAGTGACTGGGGACAG TGTTCGGGTAACTGCACAAGCGGGTCTAGCACCGGGGTCCAGCGCAGGTCGGTGGTGTGCGCGCGGCTGGACGCGGGCGCTGCCGGTGACGCGGAGTGcgggcccgcgccgcgcgctaCCAGGGCCTGTGACCCGCGCTGCGACACCAACACTATCACACCACTTACTATCG GGGGGATACCATCGCCTCTTAAAAAAAGACTGTTGCAGttatggaagcgagatgccgcccTACTCCGTA AGTCTCAAAAAGGATATGCAACTACGCAAAGGACTAGCTCTACACAGCGTATCCACCGGAATGAAATCGTAGCATTGGCAGATG GGGAGTGTAAGGACAGGCTGTACAACTGCATGCTGGCAGTGCAGGCTCGACTCTGCCACTACAAGTACTACATACAGAACTGCTGCCACTCCTGCTCCGGACGGTGA